One Myxococcaceae bacterium JPH2 genomic window, GTATCCGCCTGCTGGCGGTGGTTGGTGAGCGCCACCGAGTAGAACTCCCCCACCGAGTTGTCGCCCTTGAGGATGACGCTCGGGTACTTCCAGGTGATGGCCGAGCCCGTCTCCACCTGCGTCCACGAAATCTTCGCGTCGCGGTGCGCGATGCCGCGCTTGGTGACGAAGTTGAAGATGCCGCCGCGCCCCTCGGCGTCGCCGGGGTACCAGTTCTGCACGGTGGAGTACTTGATGTTGGCACCGTCCAGCGCCACCAGTTCCACCACCGCCGCGTGGAGCTGATTGGTGTCGCGCATTGGCGCGGTGCAGCCTTCGAGGTAGCTCACCGTGGCGCCCTCGTCCGCGACGAGCAGCGTGCGCTCGAACTGGCCCGTGTCCGCCGCGTTGATGCGGAAGTACGTGGACAGCTCCATGGGGCAGCGCACGCCCTTGGGCACGTAGCAGAACGAGCCGTCGCTGAAGACCGCCGAGTTGAGCGCCGCGAAGAAGTTGTCCGAGTACGGCACCACCGAGCCCAGGTAGCGCTCCACCAGCTCGGGGTGCTCGCGCACGGCCTCGGAGAACGAGCAGAAGATGACGCCTGCCTTGTACAGCTTGTCGCGGAACGTGGTGGCCACGGAGACGGAGTCGAACACCGCGTCCACCGCCACGTTCTGCAAGAGCTTCTGCTCATGCAGCGGGATGCCGAGCTTCTCGTAGGTGCGGAGAATCTCGGGGTCCACCTCGTCCAGGCTGACCTTCTTCGGCTTCTGCTTCGGCGCCGAGTAGTAGCGGATGGCCTGATAGTCGATGGGCGCGTAGCGCACGGCCTGCCAGCGCGGCTCCTTCATGGTGAGCCAGTGGCGATAGGACTTCAGGCGCCACTCCAAGAGGAAGGACGGCTCCCCCTTCTTGC contains:
- the sufB gene encoding Fe-S cluster assembly protein SufB, coding for MSTDTLQELTRRGYSAGFVTDVEADTLPPGLDEDVIRQLSRKKGEPSFLLEWRLKSYRHWLTMKEPRWQAVRYAPIDYQAIRYYSAPKQKPKKVSLDEVDPEILRTYEKLGIPLHEQKLLQNVAVDAVFDSVSVATTFRDKLYKAGVIFCSFSEAVREHPELVERYLGSVVPYSDNFFAALNSAVFSDGSFCYVPKGVRCPMELSTYFRINAADTGQFERTLLVADEGATVSYLEGCTAPMRDTNQLHAAVVELVALDGANIKYSTVQNWYPGDAEGRGGIFNFVTKRGIAHRDAKISWTQVETGSAITWKYPSVILKGDNSVGEFYSVALTNHRQQADTGTKMVHIGKNTRSTIVSKGISAGHGQNTYRGLVKVLKSAKDARNYTQCDSLLLGDKCGAHTLPYIEVKNASAQVEHEASTSKIGEDQLFYCRQRGISQEDAVSMIVNGFCRQVFKELPMEFAVEAQKLLGVSLEGSVG